A part of Calditrichota bacterium genomic DNA contains:
- the merA gene encoding mercury(II) reductase, with translation MKQKTIQIDIEGMTCEDCARTIEKALKLPGVIEKKVGFTDRRARVSFDPGKIDPHEIARRINEIGPYRAKNIKEIGEPNNRPKQVIIIGGGSAAFAAALRAHELGSHVTMINAGLPIGGTCVNVGCVPSKNLIRAAEELHRSQKSRFPGITKEGRLSSFADVIQQKREMVLDLRQEKYTNVIANMEDVELIEGRGQIVSPTTVRVNGKTLSADAIILATGASPRIPPIPGLDDVPYLTNASAFELETLPEHLIVLGGNYIGIETAQLFARLGSRVTVVELLPQILPTETHDLTEELKGYLAEEGIQFMTNARTERIYQKGKEIYLDMDYNKQHTQIHGTHLLVATGRKPNTEGLGLEKVGVDVTPSGAVHVNEYLESTVPGIFAAGDVIGGFMFVYTAAYEGKLAVDNILSGEKQAADYRALPWVIFTDPQVAGVGLNEPQAQAQGIDAESVTLPLKYVPHSIAARDMRGFIRLIRNKQTNQLVGARILAPGGAELLMEVAMAIKWGITVEQLKDMFHPYLTLSEGIKLAAIGFTKDIKTLSCCAT, from the coding sequence TCCGCATGAAATCGCCCGGCGAATCAACGAGATTGGCCCCTACCGTGCCAAAAATATCAAGGAAATCGGAGAGCCGAACAATCGGCCGAAACAGGTCATCATTATCGGGGGAGGGTCTGCCGCCTTTGCGGCCGCGCTTCGGGCCCACGAGCTGGGATCCCATGTAACCATGATTAATGCGGGGCTGCCAATTGGCGGAACCTGCGTGAACGTAGGGTGTGTCCCCTCGAAGAATCTTATTCGCGCAGCCGAAGAGCTGCACCGCTCGCAAAAAAGCCGATTCCCGGGGATTACCAAGGAGGGCCGTTTATCTTCCTTTGCAGATGTGATTCAGCAAAAGCGCGAAATGGTTTTGGATTTACGTCAGGAAAAATACACCAACGTTATTGCAAACATGGAAGACGTTGAGCTTATTGAGGGAAGGGGCCAGATCGTTTCTCCGACAACGGTACGTGTGAATGGGAAAACGCTTTCAGCCGACGCCATCATCTTGGCTACGGGCGCTTCTCCCAGAATCCCCCCCATTCCGGGCCTGGACGACGTGCCCTATTTAACCAACGCATCTGCATTTGAACTGGAGACGCTTCCGGAACACCTGATTGTTCTCGGTGGAAACTACATTGGGATTGAAACGGCTCAGCTATTTGCCCGTCTTGGAAGCCGTGTGACGGTTGTGGAACTGCTGCCACAGATATTGCCAACAGAAACTCACGATCTTACAGAGGAATTAAAGGGCTACCTGGCGGAAGAAGGGATTCAATTTATGACGAACGCCCGCACGGAGCGCATCTACCAAAAGGGAAAAGAGATTTACCTTGATATGGATTACAACAAGCAGCACACACAGATCCACGGGACGCATCTGTTGGTGGCAACCGGTCGCAAGCCCAACACGGAAGGGCTGGGATTGGAGAAGGTCGGAGTGGACGTGACGCCGTCGGGTGCGGTTCACGTCAATGAGTATCTCGAAAGCACGGTACCGGGCATTTTCGCTGCGGGTGACGTTATTGGAGGGTTCATGTTTGTCTACACGGCAGCCTACGAGGGAAAACTGGCGGTGGACAACATTCTTTCAGGCGAAAAACAAGCAGCCGACTACCGGGCGCTTCCCTGGGTCATTTTCACAGACCCTCAGGTTGCCGGTGTGGGACTGAATGAACCACAGGCACAGGCCCAAGGAATTGATGCAGAAAGTGTAACACTTCCTCTAAAATACGTTCCGCATTCCATCGCTGCGCGCGATATGCGGGGATTTATCCGCCTGATTCGCAACAAACAAACCAATCAATTGGTGGGGGCCCGAATTCTGGCGCCGGGAGGAGCGGAATTGCTCATGGAAGTGGCCATGGCCATTAAGTGGGGAATTACCGTTGAGCAGCTAAAGGATATGTTTCATCCGTATCTGACCCTGTCTGAAGGAATCAAGCTGGCGGCCATTGGATTCACAAAGGACATCAAAACGCTCAGTTGCTGCGCAACCTAA